AGAGACGGCGAAACGGATGACTAGTAGCGAGCAACTATTTACCACGTCAATCAAATGATAATTTAGGCAAAAGAGGCGTAATCAAAGCCGTGTTCATTGATTGGTTTAGGTGACATCACCTTGTGAGAGAGGCTGTTCTACATATTTATCATATCTCTCAGATGGTACACACTCTATGATTGGCcaatttagcgggccgtataAGAATACGGCTATCTACAGTAACAGTACCCGCCTACTGTCCGACACGCTAAACTGTTTGAAATTTTAGTGCAACATTTTCCAGCAAGATTTTAATGTTGTTTGCTTAGTTCTTTAaagcaaatattttaaaaagccaataagatttattcgtttttcGGATTTTCACGCATGCCAattggaagaccttagacagcaatgaccagaaccaggttgctgaccagcggttttcgttaaaacaatggtttgctggtggtgctcagtctcgcgggctcagaaaacctggttgtggtcattgtgctggtcattgttatttaaggtttttcatgCCAATTCTTGGTTCGCACCCACGTGGcagggcggccatgttggatggcaatacaatacaatttcctttcgcagaatttgcataataataaactttagtTCCCAGCGGGGAGGCAGGTTATTGTTCTTGCTATCCAACGTGGCCACCATGACGTCACATGCAAACCAGCAATCGTTTGTGCCAGTTGAAcgttccgcttgacttcaactagtttccttttctGCACGCCTGATTACCGCAGAGATCATATAATAgaacgttttcactcacgtgactagaATAGATTctaatttaatgaaacaaaaaaaaatacttacaaAAAATACAGttaaattcccagaggattagtttggaacaccaacatggccgccgtttctttgttttggattggaacaccaacatggctgctgtgacgtcaaaTGAAAACGCTTTATAAAtgtcttactaacctcgttctCTCGGTCCGTATTGTAAGTTagggatcctcgttttttctaGTTGATTAGGGAGTTAAAGCTAGGACAACGGCAACGTCAACAAAAATGCCACGTTCCAAAGAGATATAGCTATTAATATGATGGTCAAACACCTTTAACTTTACTTGGTAGTTCAGAAtcttttgtcttggtcgaaaaataacaaagttagatttttttatatttaatgaTAACTTTTTAGCAATCAACCAGTCATAGATCTTACTGAGTTCTGCATTAACTTTAATTCTCCAGTGCCTTAAGGTTTTTCTCAGCATACAAAAGGATAGTACCCTCTGCcaacaaataaaatttaagctgACCAGAACTGTTAGTTATACCAAATTATGTAGATGAGGAAAAGCAACGATCCCTGCACCGATCCCTTGTGGAACTTCTGATAATATTACTTCCTTTGATATGCTTTTAACACCGATTTGCGTCTTTGGTTGCAGATAAGAAGCAAACCATTCATTTGTTACCCCGCGTAAACCATAGTGatccaatttttgcaataatattaaatgatctacagtgtcaaaggctttaTGTATATCAATAAATATGCCGCATGAATACATCCTATTGtccatgttattttcaatttacgcATATTAAATGAACGGTTCTACAactgaacccactgggaactcggaaaaatccgagccccagatgggattcgaattTACGACCTTCCGTCATTTAGTCgcatgctctaaccactgaccTACTGGAGattctatggtgagcaaggatGAAATGTGGGCCTTTGACTCACATTTCGCTTAATTCATGCTCAGTGGAACGCTTTTCACGGAAACCATATCGTGAATCACTAAGTATATTCTTTTTCCCACAAGAAATGATTTAAGGCGATAATacatcatttttttcaaaaatacgcTCTCAGGTTTAAGATAATTGGCACACTTTTATTATATCCCATCACCAAAGGATTATAAAACATTATCCTCGGAATATTTACTAATTATTGTATAAATTGGCTGAGAAACCTATGAAGCAGTATACAGAAAGCTTTCGAACGAGGCTAAAGGCCAAGGCGGATAACTCTCTGAGACTTGCATAATTCTTAAAATAACACGAAATACgatattaacttcttactaaccgagcgcgagggccgtactggggaatattggcccgaggtcgtggcagtacggaccgagcgcagcgaggtccctACAAAatcgaccgagggccaatattccccagtacggctcgagctagctcggttagtaagtagtttattatatggctttttaattaccttttgctttgtttttgcaagcccgtaatcggcccgtgggcattacgggagaataatgccctacaattcagtcacaattagccaatcagagggcgcgttatatcggctacaaacagaAGCCATATAATAAGTAACAGTAACAAATAATGAAGTTTACTTTCCTCATTTACAATATTTTCAGAGCTTcaaaaaaatactaagtctTCGATTGCATTTtcaaaggggcagtgtcacgctactttagtcaaacttcaaaacacttaaAGACGTCCTTGCaccaatgaaaaccaaaaaatagtgctgtagttttgttgccaataaccattgaagtgcactaaatctattctttgttgtttgcagccaaggatggagagggtggaaatggattgaaacttgaaaaaactggccagttttttcaagtttggagatggtGTCCGCAGAAAGTCGTCAAAAATCAAAtatgaatagctctttgtgcaataaatttatttcatttcttgtcagtgggttgtcaggaatgttgtacgtgtgagctaaggtactaatttagatttttacccattttgacgtgaaaacagcaaatttagcatgacagtacCCCTTTTAACtgtttcaaattgaaaaattcaTACCGAAAAACATAAGACAACGTGACGTCATTCGTTATTGTTTAAATACAGGCAGGTATAAAAGTCGGACGGGATGGACTCGAATCGCTCACCTTGGGTCGACGTAAAAAATATGATAAGGCCTCAAAAAATTTTTGTACCTGTCCGTTAAATACTCTACATTATTGGACGATTAATATCCAATGTGGAAGTTAGCCTTGTGTCAGTTGGCTGGTGCTTAGCCGATTAAAAcaagggaaatattttgaatgagtaATAACAATATAAGAAATTAAATATGTGCTTGCCCTCTTTGCTTTCGAGGCCATCGGTTCGACGACGACGGTCGGGGAGCACTCGGTTTTTTTTCCAGCATCCCCGAGTGAACATCGAAAAATACATTTATTGATATCAGGGATGTTTCTGGTAATTTTCCGATTAACAGGTGTGAAACTTTCGGCACAAATAAAGGCTCCCTTACGGTTAGTTATAATTTCATAGTAAACTGTCGTAACTAAAATTAATGCACCTTTTACTTATAGAATGGCCATCTTTACAATACTTTATGTTAGTTGTTTAGTTTCTCCAACCACGTAACGCCGAATCCAATTCACCGTGTAACTGGATAAATCATGGTGCGGCTTCTTATTGCAATTCACCAAGTTCCAAGCGAACGGCTTCTAGCTCTTGTTGTGTCCTGCAGGGAAAGATTAAAAGCAAACGGCACCAATTTAAGGATAATACGAAGGAGAACTGCAAGTTTGGATAATACGATTCCTCCCTATcgacctggggccggttgctccaAGCCTGGTTAAGTTAGCGGTAACCGTTGGTTAAAAGGTATCAAAACcttccatggtatttaaagAACGCTGGTTAGTGCTAATCATGCTTCGAGCAAACCGCGCCTGGTCGGTCTTAGTTCCAAGTAACTATAGGCGTTTGATAACGCTCAGAAATGTGCCACGGTCATAAATTCAACCCCTCGTTAAAGATCTTTCGTTAGCTCAAAGTCCCGTGTGCAAAATCTCTATGCAACTGGTCCCTCGATCTTTTTCATCACGTAGTTCTTGCAAAATTGAACTTTGACACAAATTTTTATCTTAAGAGTTGTTATCACTATCGTTTTTCTCATTGTTTGAGTTCCCTAAGGACTGCTGCTGAACCCTGACCAAGTTCATCAGTAAGGAGAAATGGGCACAATTCGGGGTGCAGagatgacgcagtggtgagagcactcgcctcccaccaatgtggcccaggttcgattcccagactcggcgtcatatgtgggttgagtttgttggttctctactctgcaccaagaggttttctccgggtactccggtttcccctctcctcagaaaccaacatttgacttgatttgcgttgattgttaatttcactttacagtgtccccaattataattagtgctccagcgctagaatgagtaggcacttaaataaagttcctttcctttttttctgtcCGGGACTGTCGAAAACGCACAACGAGACACGTTTCCTGTATACTCACAACTTAATTCTTCTCCAGGGTGAATTGCATAAGAATGTTGCCTTATGGCAGGGGTGGTGtacccagcacagtcacaaatgagtctatgtTTAGAATACCGGTTCCCGCGCGagaatcagttgtcatgtcaatgaaaaaaacatgcagaagcagtcacgcgttaCATGGCTTCTCCTGagtggttaaaattggcggcccatTGTTtctttcgcgcgcaaagtgtatctaaaaataaatccatttgtgactgtgctgggacaaggccgcaaagtgatagatcaacagcCTTATATAATTCACTCTTGTTCTTCTGCATGACGATCTACAACACTCAATTCAACTCAACAGCTCGTTAAAAAAATCTGATCGGTGCAAAGTACATTATTAGACATTACGTAATTCTCATTTGGTGTTAGATTATCGTCAATCATCAAGGTAATTAAAGTCTTGCAGTTTAAGATAGGGACCAGAACTGGAGCAGAAGTGTCTCGGGACATTAAGGTCAACGCTTCCTATTATCTTCAAAGCCTTTTCCTTTATTTATGATCTGAATGGAATAAACCCTGCAAGTCAATACAACACATAACCGATGAGATGAACTTACTGTTAAACAAATTTAGGGTCGTCATCCGCTACTTTCTCTTGCATCGCTTTGCATATCTCTAAGTAAGTCTCAGCCTCTTGAAATTCCCCCTTTTCCTTTAACACCATTGCAAGATCAAACAGCGATTTGCAGGTGTCAATATGCACGTCCAACAAATTCAGTCGAATCTCCAAAGCTTCCCTCACGTACCGTTCAGCGGCTTCGATTTCCCTCAGATCGCGATGATTATTGGACAGGTTGTTAAGGATGGTAGCAGTGAAAGGATGATCACCTAATCTTTCTCTGTAGATCGGCAAAACTTCATCTCTTCGGATTTTTACGGCCTGTCCGTGATCGCTTTCAAGTGAAAGAGCCactaaaaggaaataaaatttgTCTGGTGACCATTTGCAATTCCACCTACGTTTTTTTAAGGCCGCGCTTTTCATTTGCggatttttcgtgcaacttatTATGCTGTGTTCACCCGATGGCAGTTTCGGCACTAGAGCCCCATTAAATTACCACATGCGTAAGTGGTTGCTAAGGGCAACATTGCGGGCCAAAAAGCAGACAGAGATGTCACACTGCGCAACGGAACAAACATTTCGTTAAAATCGTTACAGAAAGTATAACTCGGTTCtattttttgcaacaatttcttcaacttagcctgcaataTTTTTGGCTGTTGCAAGTTgtgtgtaacagcgcctttgaAGCAGTTTTGAACGAAGTGCTTAATTGAATCCACATATGAAAGTAATTATGCTAACCAATCAACCTAAGCGTAAACGGCGCCATGAACCAACAACTACATTTATCACATTTAAAAGAGCTGGAAAAACTGCGTGTGAGTCGCGATCGGTAtggcttctcattggttgaaaaatcttttttttttttttgtaatttatttatttttcatttgccAACTACCATTTACAAACTTATCTACAACttaccaaaaggaaaaaaaaaagaaaagttacaaTTTACAAAACACTATCCAAAATGGCTTacttaaaaaaaacgaaacagtactttaaattaaaaacaaagaagacCAACTAAATGTAGGATGTGACAAGGTTAATTTTCTACTAAGTGTTTAAAGCAGCTACTAAGTTTtcccattttttaaaatgagtAGCGAGTTTATCCCTCTCCCTCGCAATATGGAGTTCGATATTATAAACACGTCTTATCCTGGCAATAAAGCCTCTCAACGAAGGTAAACCTCCAAGGCATTTCCTTatataaatataatatttacCTAAAAGCATAACATGATTGATTACAAAGAAATCTTCCATTTCTTCAAAAATCTTGCTTATAACGTAACAGGGAATCCCAACAACCCGGGTACTTTCGACAGTCCATTGAAAAGCGTTCTAAATAAAGTAACGTGAAAAAACTGATAGGAACGATTACATTATCGAACATTTTCTCAAATGACCTAGGAGAGTAAACAACCCTCACAACCCCACCAATTTTTGGTCAGTATGATCCACAGACTTACCCGCCTTGTCATTAAATGTTGCACCCAGCATGACGTGGCAGACATTTTCGCCGCCTTCTTCTTCATCCGGTGTCCTCACTGCGTTTTGCCTGATGAGAATTGCGTCCTCAATCAAAGCTCTTCCTCGTTCACGGGTGTCATTAATTTTTGCTAAACAGCGGCCAAGTTTAGCGAGACATTGGGCTCTGCTGTTACCATGGTTGATGCCAAGGTCACTCTGGATTGTGTTTGCTTTCTCCAAATAGTGTTGAGCTCGTGCAGTAGCTTTAAAACACAGACCAGTTCTGCACGTACAGTTGAAAATTTCTTTGATTCCAAGGGAAGTCAGACATTCACCGCGTCTTCGCTTGTCtccaatttttttacatttccgcCTCAAGGATTTGTAGACTTTCTTAAACATGGACTTCGGCATCATCTTTGCAAGCAGCTCTCCCGCCACGTTAAAGGCATCAATGCATTTCGTAACACGTTCTGCATCCACTTCACCCGAATCAATCCACTCTACAAGCTGAatcacattttctttttcatatgcAAAGTCGTCGATAGCTGACCCTACCGCATCTTTGCTTAAGAACTTCTTTAAAGTGTCTTTCAAGAAAGAAATGAGGTGGTCGATGAGCAGATTACGAGCGCCACGGAAGACCACACGAAACCCCTCTTCCGATGTTGCCTTGCGCTTGCAGTATTCTCGAATGATCGAGAGGAATGTATACCGGCATGTTTCCCCAAACATATTTTGCTGCAAGAGAGAGCAGTTTCCCAGTTCTACAACATGGCGTGTGATATCACGCTCACTTGACGTAGCGGAACAAAAGGCTTTGGCAACTTTAGGTAGCGTGAACCAACCTCTAACAAGAGCCAAACTTAAAAGGGTATGCTGTTCCCGCGTACTTAGTCTACTGAAGCAATAGTCCAGGCATTCGGTAATCTTGAGATTGCTAGGAACCACTTTTATCCTTTCCAAGATTTCCATGGTCTTCCCCGGAGAAGAGCTGCCCATATAGTCCACGAGATCGACCAGATTAGGTGCCCACGAAATCAAAGTGTAAATAACGAGCGGAATACCACTACAAGTGTCGCATAGTTTCTTGGATGTTTCGACCGTTATTCGGTCGCGGCGTGTATTTTTTAACAGCTTGAAGGTTTCTTCTGGAGAAAACCGATCCAATGTCACCGTCTCTGGCCCAATTTGAGGAAAACAAACTATCCTCGATGAAGTTACAAGTAACTTCATGTTTCTTGCGCACTTGGCAATTTCAACGATAGAGTTTTCGATCAACCTTCGATCATTACTGTCGGGAAATAAAGATGCAGCCGACCCTTCATTTTCCTGTTCGTTGTCATTCGCATTACCTAGTAAAAACTCAAAGTTGTCcagcaacaaaagaataaagaaatttttgttCAGTGTAATCAAACGATTCTTGACTTCAGCTTCTGGGTTATTTGCAGGAAAACGTGATGGGTAAATTTGACGGATGACTTTTTCTGACAAGTCTGCGTAAGAATAAATGTCTTTGCAATTTATGTATACAACCAGTGCGCGATCGTTAGCTTCAAGTATTTCATTGGCCGCCTTGATGGCCAAGGTTGTCTTCCCAATTCCTGGGGCTCCATGTAGTAAGACGCATTGACACTCGTTGTCTGGACGCAGACAGGTCAGAATGTTTGAAAGCTCGTCTTTTTGTCGACGGACAAAATGTGGAAACGCTTTTGGAAGCTCAGACAATTTCCGTAAgatatctggaaaaaaaaataaattttaagaaattaacAACGCTGCGAGCATTCCAATTCTGTAATTATTCCGGCACCATAAAATATTTCTTCAGTACAGTGTTTTACGACCGTTagacataattttttaaaactttgcatattacgtcacaataatgacagtaccttgttcagcaataattcgtgtttcatttggtaccacaatattgccaatacgtgatacaacgttgtggtgccgatccttctaataagagcgtcatttggaagcgttgaaactggtttcagCCTCCTTATTGAAAGCTAATACTATGAAAATTCTGCAGTATCAAACAAGTAGCGGGCTATTCGACCAATAATTAATTTGAGAACGACCAAGATTAAGACCGTGACTACACTAGGTCCATAAAATATAGGAGTTCATGGAGCAAGGGTTTGCGGGGCTAAACGAACTATTTTAAGACAAGACGAAGTGTTAAATCTAGAATTTTTTACTTTGCCTGACGTGATATTAAGATGAGTTCGTTAgtaaaattttatcttttaacGTGGACAATACCTAGGTTGATTTCCAAGGCAATGCCGCTACTGTTATTGGAATTCGAACCCGGAACCAGGATCCACGAAAAACTTACCGCCAGGGATGATAGTCAGCAAAATGAGATAAAACGAAAGCAGTAGTGAAAGGTTTTTCAGCCTTGGTACATTGCAAAATACACTATTGAATCACAATCTGTTAAAGAAGTAAAGTAAGTTTTTCCTCACTGAAGTAAAGATTGCTTTTGTAACAACTTTTGCAGAATCGGAAATTGAGATAGCATAGACCAGAAACAAATAACCAACGTCTTTTTTTCCAACTTCTTGGCGATTGATTGACGTGAAAAGAATTGAAAGCACTCTAGCACGACATTTTGGAGAGACAAAAGTTCACAAACGTGGCACGACTGAGAAAGGCCGCGCACAGCTTCTAGTTTCTTTCACTGGGGTTCATATAATAAGAATTTCTGCATATAGGAAAGAGAGAgtcagtaaaaaaagaaaagaagggacaataaaatgaaatatttaccTTCATTTTAAGTTCGAACCTTTCCTAAATTTTACAACAgtgatttcatttcatattaGCGGGCAAATTCTTTCAGGGAAGGAAAATATTTGTATGGTGTATGGCTATCAATCTGATTTATTGTATTTATCCAAATAAATCTGTGATGTTTACCCCGTAAATCTGATATTTAGACCGGTTTAGCTATTGAATTACGTTACAAGAACTCGTTCATTGCGCATGCGCGCATGAATAAGCACAGTTACGTGTGCATCAATCTGGTCCCCAGAgtcagcttttcttttggttagcaccaagaacacggactctggccacttctaatttatgcgcagtcgcagagaaaatccatttttgtaaccgttgacaaccactgttgtttcaaatttctgaacgTGCGTAGACAAGCCGGAAGTCCTTGATGTGCGGAgttcctgccttggaagtggccagggTCCACGTTCTTTGTGCTGCCAAAagaagaaaagcggactctggggacgagattatGTGTGCATGGAGTTTTGCCCATGGCCTTTGAAAGAAAGTGAAGCTGGAGTTGAACTCGTCCTGACACAAATTTCAATGCTTTTCTTAAGTAAATCCAGGGTATGAGTCATTTAAAAAAAGTGCGATGAGTATAAAAAGTTATTGAGATAATTATCAAATTGTCGTCAAGTCCAGTCTTAATGCCACCCAGGTTTTTAGCCACTCAGATGTTAAAGAGGACTAAATGAACAAAACATCGCGTCCTTTTATACATTTCACGCACTTAAATAATAAAagccttaaaaaaaattgtagtcacgcgtgacatggcttcttctgattggttaaaattggcggccctttgtttgtttcgagCTAAAAATAAATCGATTTGTGACTGTGCCGGGGGAAGACCgtaaagtgatagatcaacgcTCTTGTaaatctaattcactcttgacataaattatttcggatccggtatatgaaagaccagcccagTGTTCTGAAATGTATTTTGTCAGTCAATTAAAAGTTATCCCCCATTTCAATAACCTGCAAAATATTCATGTAAGAATCAACGAAACAGTTCACAGACTCTTTGACATCACATAAGACAAAATAAGATATCCCATCTTGGAGGGAGTATGCAGTCATGTGGGACCATTGCAAGCACAGGGTGATGCCATAATAAATTGTTAGCTAGGTGCGATATATATCTCTTTAGAAGTTTATGTT
The sequence above is a segment of the Montipora foliosa isolate CH-2021 chromosome 2, ASM3666993v2, whole genome shotgun sequence genome. Coding sequences within it:
- the LOC137986522 gene encoding uncharacterized protein, translated to MEGTGNSDILRKLSELPKAFPHFVRRQKDELSNILTCLRPDNECQCVLLHGAPGIGKTTLAIKAANEILEANDRALVVYINCKDIYSYADLSEKVIRQIYPSRFPANNPEAEVKNRLITLNKNFFILLLLDNFEFLLGNANDNEQENEGSAASLFPDSNDRRLIENSIVEIAKCARNMKLLVTSSRIVCFPQIGPETVTLDRFSPEETFKLLKNTRRDRITVETSKKLCDTCSGIPLVIYTLISWAPNLVDLVDYMGSSSPGKTMEILERIKVVPSNLKITECLDYCFSRLSTREQHTLLSLALVRGWFTLPKVAKAFCSATSSERDITRHVVELGNCSLLQQNMFGETCRYTFLSIIREYCKRKATSEEGFRVVFRGARNLLIDHLISFLKDTLKKFLSKDAVGSAIDDFAYEKENVIQLVEWIDSGEVDAERVTKCIDAFNVAGELLAKMMPKSMFKKVYKSLRRKCKKIGDKRRRGECLTSLGIKEIFNCTCRTGLCFKATARAQHYLEKANTIQSDLGINHGNSRAQCLAKLGRCLAKINDTRERGRALIEDAILIRQNAVRTPDEEEGGENVCHVMLGATFNDKAVALSLESDHGQAVKIRRDEVLPIYRERLGDHPFTATILNNLSNNHRDLREIEAAERYVREALEIRLNLLDVHIDTCKSLFDLAMVLKEKGEFQEAETYLEICKAMQEKVADDDPKFV